ACTTTGGCACGTATGGTAGCCTCAAAAGGTACAAACCTGAAAAAACCACTCCGCTGGTATTCAATACCCAGACTGTTCCGGTATGAAAAGATGCAAAAGGGACGGCTAAGAGAGTTTTTCCAGTTGAATATGGATATTATCGGTATCGAAGATGTAACGGCTGATGCAGAACTGATTGCGGCATCAATACAGATGATGAAAAATCTTGGATTCACATCTGATGATTTTATGGTGAGAATTTCAAGCCGCAATCTCCTGGAAGAGATGTTTGAATACTACGGCTTACCAAAAGTAAAACACCCTTCACTCTACGCTCTGCTTGACAAAAAGCACAAAATCCCTGAAGAAGTCTACAACTCTGAGTTCGAGAAGGTAGTTGAGGAGCAAGAGGTCCGGGAAAATATAAAGAAAATCTTCTCCATGAATTCTCTTGAAGAGATTGAGAACTGTTGTGGAGAAAATCTTTCTTCCCTGCTAAAACTAAAAAAACTCTTCACCCTCATCTCCAGCTATGAAATGTCTGACTATGTGATCTTTGATATAGGTGTAGTAAGAGGGCTTGCCTACTATACCGGTATTGTATTTGAGCTTTTTGACAAACAAAAAAGCATGCGTGCAATTGCCGGCGGGGGCAGGTATGACAACCTTATAAAATTATACGGAGGCCCTCCCACACCAGCAGTGGGATTTGCTGCCGGGGATGTGGTTCTGGGTGAATTTCTTAAAGAAAAAGGCCTAAAACCACCCAAGCCACCAAGAAGTGATGTCTACATCATAGCCTGCGAAGATCTGTCCTATGGGGAAAAAATTCAGATAGCTCAAAAATTAAGGGATAAAGAGATTAAATGTGAATTTGCCCTTAAAGAAGGTATCAATATCACAAAACAACTCAAACTTGCAAATGCAGCAGGGGCAAAGTATGCCCTTTTTGCCGGTGGGGTTGAAGCTGAGCAGAAAAAAATCAGACTCAAAAATATGCAAAGCGGAGAGGAAGAATTAATCGGTATTGAAAGTTATTCAGACAGGATACCAGAACTTTTAAAACTCCAGACTTAACACTCCCCAGTTATCAGCGCCTGATATTTGCAGCATATGCCTTAGCGGCAGATCCGGTCTTATTAAGGGACGAGAGATCTGCCTTTATATCATTCATCCTGTCATGCGCATATTGGGAAGCTCTTTTATCCAACTCCAGAATTTCCCTTATGCAGCTTCTGATCTCCTCAACTATGGGGTTACCTGTGTTATCAGCCAAAAAGGATTTACCATCGGAGAAGATTTCAGAGAGCAGGTCAAACCTGGTTTCAAGCAGTTGAGGGAATCTCTCATCTG
This region of Chitinispirillum alkaliphilum genomic DNA includes:
- a CDS encoding Histidyl-tRNA synthetase, which produces MAVPSGPKGTRDFFPEEMAFQQFIFDSWKTTSHSYGFEQFEGPLFEHLDVYKKKSGDEIEKQLYAFKDKGDRDIALRPELTPTLARMVASKGTNLKKPLRWYSIPRLFRYEKMQKGRLREFFQLNMDIIGIEDVTADAELIAASIQMMKNLGFTSDDFMVRISSRNLLEEMFEYYGLPKVKHPSLYALLDKKHKIPEEVYNSEFEKVVEEQEVRENIKKIFSMNSLEEIENCCGENLSSLLKLKKLFTLISSYEMSDYVIFDIGVVRGLAYYTGIVFELFDKQKSMRAIAGGGRYDNLIKLYGGPPTPAVGFAAGDVVLGEFLKEKGLKPPKPPRSDVYIIACEDLSYGEKIQIAQKLRDKEIKCEFALKEGINITKQLKLANAAGAKYALFAGGVEAEQKKIRLKNMQSGEEELIGIESYSDRIPELLKLQT